In Hyphomicrobiales bacterium, the sequence TCGCCTCGGCCAGATCAGCTTCGTCCTCACCCCGAAACCCGACGAGCGGATTCCGGGGTTTGGGTAATCGTAATGCCTTGAGAATGAGCGGTTGGCGCGCATCGCCTCAACTGTGCGCGCATGCAGTTCGTCGAACGCGGCGACGAACTGGGCAGCCAAGCCACCAACGAGGCGCTACTCATCGGAGTCAACTTCTGTCGCAATCGTCATCAGTTCTATCGGTCCCGCCGCCCTCTGGCACAACGCCAGCGCGCAGGTCCGCTCTCCCTGTGCCGTCGCGTCACCAGCCGCCGGACCGGGTGGCCATACCGCGTTCGCCGCGCTGAAGCAGGTCGAGGCGGGCGTGCTCAATGTCGGTTACGCCGAGGACGGGCCGGCCGATGGCCCGCCGGTGCTGCTGCTGCACGGCTGGCCTTACGACATCCATAGCTATGTCGATGTCGCTCCGATCCTGGCCAAGGCCGGATACCGGGTGCTGGTGCCTCATCTGCGGGGCTATGGCTCGACCCGCTTCCTCTCGGCCGAAACGCCGCGCAACGGCTAGCAGGGCGCCCTCGCTGCCGACGTCATCGCCTTCATGGATGCGCTCAAGGTCGCGAAGGCGGTGATCGCCGGCTATGACTGGGGGGCTCGCACCGCCGACATCATCGCCGCACTCTGGCCCGAGCGCGTCAAGGCGCTGGTCTCGGTCAGCGGCTACCTGATCGGCAGCCAGGAGCTGAACAAGGCGCCGCTGCCGCCGAAGGCCGAGCTGCAGTGGTGGTACCAGTACTATTTCGCCACTGAGCGGGGCGCTGCCGGCTACGCGAAGTATACGCATGACTTCGCCCGGCTGATCTGGGAGATCGCCTCGCCGCAATGGACGTTCGACGACGCTACCTTCGTGCGCTCGGCTGCCGCCCTCGATAATCCCGACCATGTCGCGATCTCGATCCACAACTACCGCTGGCGGCTCGGGCTGGCGCAGGGCGAATGGCAGTTCGATGCGATCGAGAAGAAGCTCGCGACCTTCCCGAGCATCGGCGTGCCGACCATCACCATCGAGGGCGATGCCAATGACGCGCCGCATCCCGATCCGGCCGCCTATGCCAAGCGCTTCACGGGCAAGTACGAGCACCGGCTGTTCAAGGGCGGCATCGGTCACAATCCGCCGCAGGAAGCGCCGCTGGAGTTCGCCAAGGCAGTCATCGACGCTGACAAGCTCTGAAAGCGCGGGAAGGGAGACGCTGGGCGTCTCCCTTCCTTGCGCGTCACGAGATGGATCAGCGTCCCTTGTCGAGAAAGGCGCGGACCATGGCGATGGTCGCTGTCCGGTTCTCCTCCATGATCCAGTGGCCGGAACAGGGAATAGCGCCTTCGGTCACATCGGTCGCGGCAGCCCGCATTACCGCCGGTCCCTGGCCGCCGATCCGGACATGGTCGCGCCGTTGGTGGCGATCTCCTGCGTCTTGAAGGATGCCTGGCAGTCGCGGACCTGCGTGAGGGCCGGCGCGGCGAGGGCGAGCGCTCCCAGAGCCAGAACGAACTTCAACATTATCTGTTTCCCAGCCATCGGAAGGGCGTTCTCCAGGGACCGTCACGGTCTGCCCCGTTGGCGAGAGCAGAGATAGCGTTCCAGCCCTGTTCGGGTTAGCCTCGCGCGGGCGAAACTCAAGTCCGGAATGGCCGAACGATGTTAAAGCTCGACGGCATCGCGACCTTCGTTGCGATCGCGGAAGCCGGGTCGCTGAGCGAGGCCGCTCGGCGGCTACATCGCTCCAAATCGGTGGTGAGCGACCGTCTCGCCGAATTGGAGCGCGGCCTTGGAGCAAGCCTCCTGCACCGCAGCGCGCGAAAGCTCACCCTCACCGAGGACGGGGCTGCTTTTCTCGAACGCGCCGCCCGCATCGCCCGCGAGGTGGAGGAGGCCGCGGCCGATATGGCCGAGCGGCGCGGCGCCCTCGTCGGCCCGTTGCGGATCTCGGCGCCCGTCACTTTCGGCCGGATGCATCTGGGCCCCGCGATCTACCCGTTTCTCGCCCGCCATCCCGAGATCGAGCTGACGCTCGACCTCGACGACCGTCGCGTCGATGCGACCTCCGACAGCTACGATGCGGTTCTCCGCCATGGACCCATCGCGGATTCGCGCCTTGTCGCCTGGACGCTCGCAACGAGCCGCCGGGTCCTCGTCGCCTCGCCGGATTACCTGGTCCAGCGCGGCGCCCCGGCTTCACCGGCTGAACTCGAAGGTCACCGTGGCATCTTCTACACCAACCGGGGCGTTGGCGACTGGCGCTTCCGTAGCCCACAAGGCGCTGTCAGCGTGCGCGGGCGGCCGGCGTTGCGTGTCAACAACGGCGACATGATGCGGGATGCAGCGCTAGCCGGGCTCGGCATAGCCCTGCTGCCGTTGTTCATCGCCGGTGCCGAGATTCGCGGCGAGCGCCTGCGCGTCGTCGATATCGGCGTCCAGCCGGAGCCGGAATTCATCTATCTGGCGCATCCCGAAGGCCGCCGCCCTTCGGCCAAGCTGCGTGCCTTCGCCGATTGCCTCCGTCAGGCCTTCGGCAGTCCGCCCTATTGGGAAAGCTGAACTCGCCCGGCGGACAGGCCGCACGATGATCGACCTCACAGCGTTCCCATACCGCCGTCGATCATGAGTTCGCTGCCGACGGTGTATGATGCTTCGTCCGAGGCTAGGAACACCACGGCCTTGGCGATTTCGGAGGGCTCGCCGAAACGACCCGCCGGGACCTTGCCCTTGATGCTGTCGGCGACATTCTGCAGATCGGCCTCGCTGAAGCCCAGCTTGCCATAAAGCGGTGTTGCGACCGGGCCCGGGCTGACGGCGTTGAGGCGGATGCCGCGGCCTATCAACTCTCCCGACAAGGTGCGGATGAACGATTGCAGCGCGGCTTTGGAAGCGGCGTAGACGCTCGAATTCGGCATGCCGATATGGGCATTGACCGAGGTGTTCAGCACGATTGAGGCCGGATTGGCCAGGATCGGCAGAAGGGCCTGCAGCAGGAAATAGGGACCTTTGACGTTGATGTCGAACACGCGGTCGAATCCGGCCTCGTCCCAGGCTTCGACGGGCTTGAGCAAGGCGACGCCCGCATTGACGAAGATGATGTCGAGACGGCCGAAAGCCTCCTTGATGGCCTGCGCCACCGCCTTCTGACCGGCGACGTCGGCGGCGTCCGCCCTGATGACCAGAACCTCGGGGCCGAGCTCCTTGCGGGCAGCCTCCAGCGTCTCCGGGTTGGTGCCAGTGACGGCGACCTGGGCGCCTTCGTTCAGGAATTGCCGAGCGGTTTCCAGTCCGATGCCGCTGGTGCCGCCGGTGATGAGTGCGCGTTTTCCTTCAAGCCTGCCCATGATCTCGGTTCCTTCTCTTAAGGGGGTGACTTTGGTGAGAGGGAATATGGCACCGAGGTCAGGTGCGGAATATCCTGCTATGAGTGGAACTATCTTCCGGAAAATCAGAACGATGGAGTCGAGTGGCAGGCGAACTTCATAGCGAGGCGGCGCGCGTCCCGAAGGTTCAGTCATGGACGAACATCTGACCGGTCTGACGCGAAGCCGGATTCACGCTGCTCCCCCGGACAGCCTTCAGGGTATCGATAACGGGGGGCGGAGGCTCCGTCCTCCGACGCGACCGATCAGCCGCGATCTCCCGCAGCATCGTCCACTTTCAGCGCATAGGCCGCGCCGCGCATGTCCAATGACAGATCACAATCCTTCGCCGGGTCATCGATCAGTGCCTTCAAGGTTGTGACGACGTCTGCCAGCTCATCCTGATCCGGGCGCAAATCGGCGCCCGCAAAGCACCCTTTAATCATGTCGCGCAGAACCGAATTCGAGCGCTACGATGCCCTTGTCGGACATGGCGATGACAAAATCGCCCAGGAAGCAGATCCCCATGCAAAGCGGATGATTTCACGCATTGTTTTTGCTTTCTTGCTTCGACGCGTTGAACATTAAAATCTGTATCCGACCGCGCCTCCCCGGCTCTTGCTTTCGAATCGAAATTCATTGCGAAGGGTCGAGAGCCTTGTTTCGAGCCACTCTCGGGGCGTGCTAGGCAGGCGCTAATGGCTTGCTGTCGAAAGGGGCGTGAGGCTGATGAACCGCTTCGACGCGATGCAGGTTTTGCTGGCGGTGGTCGATGCCGGCAGTCTGTCGGCCGGAAGCCGCAAGCTGAACGCGCCGCTGCCGAGCGTCAGCCGGAAAGTCGCGGAGCTCGAGCGCCATCTCGGCACCCGTCTCATCGTTCGCACCAGCCGCAATATCCAGCTCACCGATGCGGGCCGCGATTATGTCGATGCGGCCCGCCAGATCATGGCGCAGGTCGAGGATGCCGAGCGGCGGGCCTCGGGTGAATACGAAACGCCGCGCGGCGTGCTGACGGTCACCGTGCCGATCTCGTTCGGCCACGACCATGTGCTGCCGCTCGCCTATGATTTTCTGTGCGAGCATCCCGAGATCAGGCTGAACGTGCTCTGCCTCGACCGTGCCGTGAACCTGGTCGACGAGCATGTCGAC encodes:
- a CDS encoding hypothetical protein (Evidence 5 : Unknown function), which codes for MLNVGYAEDGPADGPPVLLLHGWPYDIHSYVDVAPILAKAGYRVLVPHLRGYGSTRFLSAETPRNG
- a CDS encoding hypothetical protein (Evidence 5 : Unknown function); the encoded protein is MDALKVAKAVIAGYDWGARTADIIAALWPERVKALVSVSGYLIGSQELNKAPLPPKAELQWWYQYYFATERGAAGYAKYTHDFARLIWEIASPQWTFDDATFVRSAAALDNPDHVAISIHNYRWRLGLAQGEWQFDAIEKKLATFPSIGVPTITIEGDANDAPHPDPAAYAKRFTGKYEHRLFKGGIGHNPPQEAPLEFAKAVIDADKL
- a CDS encoding exported hypothetical protein (Evidence 5 : Unknown function), with the protein product MLKFVLALGALALAAPALTQVRDCQASFKTQEIATNGATMSGSAARDRR
- a CDS encoding LysR family transcriptional regulator; protein product: MLKLDGIATFVAIAEAGSLSEAARRLHRSKSVVSDRLAELERGLGASLLHRSARKLTLTEDGAAFLERAARIAREVEEAAADMAERRGALVGPLRISAPVTFGRMHLGPAIYPFLARHPEIELTLDLDDRRVDATSDSYDAVLRHGPIADSRLVAWTLATSRRVLVASPDYLVQRGAPASPAELEGHRGIFYTNRGVGDWRFRSPQGAVSVRGRPALRVNNGDMMRDAALAGLGIALLPLFIAGAEIRGERLRVVDIGVQPEPEFIYLAHPEGRRPSAKLRAFADCLRQAFGSPPYWES
- the ykvO gene encoding Uncharacterized oxidoreductase YkvO gives rise to the protein MGRLEGKRALITGGTSGIGLETARQFLNEGAQVAVTGTNPETLEAARKELGPEVLVIRADAADVAGQKAVAQAIKEAFGRLDIIFVNAGVALLKPVEAWDEAGFDRVFDINVKGPYFLLQALLPILANPASIVLNTSVNAHIGMPNSSVYAASKAALQSFIRTLSGELIGRGIRLNAVSPGPVATPLYGKLGFSEADLQNVADSIKGKVPAGRFGEPSEIAKAVVFLASDEASYTVGSELMIDGGMGTL
- a CDS encoding hypothetical protein (Evidence 5 : Unknown function), with the protein product MIKGCFAGADLRPDQDELADVVTTLKALIDDPAKDCDLSLDMRGAAYALKVDDAAGDRG